One genomic segment of uncultured Desulfobacter sp. includes these proteins:
- a CDS encoding tRNA-dihydrouridine synthase family protein, with amino-acid sequence MTQLNPETTTKYAVNTPEDLGQYLLSPLAIGNKIISNRMVLAPMAGLGHIAFRQLVTQFSGFGLLFTGMCSAKAVPHENPEKSHIFSWRPEELEHTVCQIFGAEPEIMAQAARRIEAEGFFGVDLNFGCSVAAICKKGCGAALLKTPDKAVNIVSAVRKAVSCPVFVKFRTGWKDDQHFPVTMAQAFENAGTDALTFHPRVAPDRRSRSPRWELIGKVQDAVTIPVFGNGNLFAPEHGIRMIRETGCRGLSIGRMAVAQPWIFAQWTKGFKPEPSIYMETALDMTRLLSAHYEDYFALKMFKKFAPYFCANFKFSNAILKSMIRAENMNELCDNIRHLLDPPPQTLRLPNINLFV; translated from the coding sequence ATGACACAACTGAACCCTGAAACAACAACAAAGTACGCCGTCAACACGCCTGAAGACCTGGGCCAATATCTGCTCAGCCCCCTTGCCATCGGCAACAAAATTATTTCCAACCGGATGGTGCTTGCCCCCATGGCAGGGTTGGGACACATCGCGTTCAGGCAGCTTGTGACCCAGTTTTCAGGATTCGGCCTGCTGTTCACAGGAATGTGCTCGGCCAAAGCCGTTCCCCATGAAAACCCCGAAAAATCCCATATATTTTCCTGGCGGCCCGAGGAACTGGAGCACACAGTATGCCAGATATTTGGGGCAGAACCTGAAATCATGGCCCAGGCGGCCCGGCGCATTGAAGCCGAAGGATTTTTCGGGGTGGACTTGAATTTCGGGTGTTCCGTTGCCGCAATCTGCAAAAAAGGATGTGGCGCCGCACTTTTAAAGACACCGGACAAGGCCGTGAACATTGTATCCGCAGTCAGAAAAGCTGTATCATGCCCGGTTTTTGTCAAATTCAGAACCGGATGGAAGGATGATCAGCACTTTCCTGTGACCATGGCCCAAGCCTTTGAAAATGCCGGGACTGATGCCCTGACCTTTCATCCCCGGGTCGCCCCGGACAGAAGAAGCCGAAGCCCCAGATGGGAGCTGATCGGCAAAGTCCAGGACGCCGTCACCATTCCCGTATTCGGCAACGGGAACCTGTTTGCCCCCGAACATGGTATCAGAATGATCCGGGAAACCGGCTGCCGGGGTCTCTCCATTGGCAGAATGGCCGTGGCCCAGCCCTGGATTTTTGCCCAGTGGACAAAAGGCTTTAAACCGGAACCATCCATTTATATGGAAACCGCCCTGGACATGACACGGCTTTTAAGCGCCCATTATGAAGACTATTTTGCCCTGAAGATGTTTAAAAAATTTGCTCCCTATTTTTGTGCCAATTTCAAATTCTCCAACGCCATTTTAAAATCCATGATACGGGCTGAAAATATGAACGAACTTTGTGACAACATACGGCATCTTCTGGACCCGCCGCCCCAGACATTACGCCTGCCC